In Candidatus Baltobacteraceae bacterium, a single genomic region encodes these proteins:
- a CDS encoding cupin domain-containing protein, producing the protein MESALISRPALELVLAPRTVTEFFDRHFEKLPLHVERGDEAYFADVYNVADLEDSLVVGAREPENFALVKAGSPEIPEDDFTYERPSVRWRLTGKGPRRWIDARKVVSYFADGYTIIIKDAALFSARLQRFCNHLQRDLMAFAQPNVYFTPPAAQGFEVHHDTHDTLTAQIAGEKTWRIYEPIIQLPLESQPFHSGTKVEGLKLLDEVRLRAGDTLYIPRGFPHEAKTSQSLSLHCTFALAPVRITDVLDLALRIAGDQDVELRHALPPAVLAQEDLATRLGQFFESRLTQTFETPRMRVALDIALNELFRLTRPNANGAFAQALQTFAITPATRVRIDETIPYVVRTRGEGIELLIAGKVVAFPPICKAAFERLQRGPASAAEMDPALSPEHRELLIKLLVLEGLLIIEG; encoded by the coding sequence GTGGAATCCGCGCTCATCAGCCGCCCCGCGTTGGAGCTCGTCCTCGCGCCGCGCACCGTCACCGAATTCTTCGACCGGCACTTCGAGAAGCTGCCCCTCCACGTCGAGCGCGGCGACGAGGCCTACTTTGCCGATGTTTACAACGTTGCGGATCTCGAGGACTCACTGGTCGTCGGCGCGCGCGAGCCGGAGAACTTCGCGCTGGTCAAGGCCGGCAGCCCCGAGATTCCCGAGGACGATTTCACCTACGAGCGCCCGAGCGTGCGCTGGCGGCTCACCGGCAAAGGCCCGCGCCGCTGGATCGACGCCCGCAAGGTCGTCTCGTACTTCGCCGACGGCTACACCATCATTATCAAGGATGCGGCGCTCTTCAGCGCGCGGCTGCAGCGCTTTTGCAATCACCTGCAGCGTGACCTCATGGCGTTTGCCCAGCCGAACGTGTATTTCACGCCGCCGGCCGCGCAAGGATTCGAGGTCCACCACGACACGCACGACACGCTGACGGCCCAAATCGCGGGCGAGAAGACCTGGCGCATCTACGAGCCGATCATTCAGCTTCCGCTCGAGTCGCAGCCCTTCCACAGCGGCACGAAGGTCGAGGGCCTCAAGCTCCTCGACGAAGTACGGCTGCGCGCCGGCGACACGCTCTACATTCCGCGCGGCTTTCCGCACGAAGCCAAGACGTCGCAGAGCCTCTCGCTCCACTGCACCTTTGCACTCGCGCCGGTACGCATCACCGACGTACTGGATCTCGCGCTGCGGATTGCGGGCGATCAAGACGTCGAGCTGCGGCACGCGCTGCCGCCGGCGGTGCTCGCGCAGGAAGATCTGGCGACGCGGCTGGGCCAGTTCTTCGAGTCGCGCCTCACCCAGACGTTCGAGACGCCGCGTATGCGGGTCGCGCTCGACATCGCGCTCAACGAGCTCTTCCGCCTTACGCGGCCGAACGCGAACGGCGCCTTCGCACAAGCGCTGCAGACCTTCGCGATCACCCCGGCGACGCGGGTGCGTATCGACGAGACGATCCCGTACGTCGTACGAACGCGCGGTGAAGGGATCGAACTGCTCATCGCCGGGAAGGTCGTCGCGTTCCCGCCGATCTGTAAAGCAGCCTTCGAGCGTTTGCAGCGCGGACCGGCGAGCGCGGCGGAGATGGACCCGGCACTCTCTCCCGAACATCGCGAGCTGCTGATCAAGCTGCTCGTGCTCGAAGGCCTGCTGATCATCGAAGGCTAG
- a CDS encoding glutamine synthetase family protein, with amino-acid sequence MRDFLELPYSELEELNLAAKEQHRNRVPLDKIQADRLSYLGKESRIKAVTVLFSDLEGRLHMLDYDKKFLLKSYDNLTFDGSSIRGFTAQRESDLRLALDWGAFYWAPADVFGPGKMLVFGDVLNRDGSPFSGDIRGTLKRLSDDAYSKNGYTLNAANEIEGFLFDGIDAEQNFYETEKFDYVNTGGYYKSLPGDPLRRFIDTVAEVQRAMGFENEKDHPEVAPSQFEINYNYGEAVSAADRIALYKLICRQVATGMGMTASFLPKPVVGVNGSGMHTNVSVSKDGKNLFWDPKGDENLSSLALSFTDRILSAGEDICLMLNSSVNAYRRLDPHFEAPNQIMASAIDRGSMVRFPIGNERSVRIEVRSVAPDANPYMVMLAVFKTGLEGTISSTPNLRQAKRFLPDNIYDALAAFRNSKWTSAMLGDDVKERYAELKQVAADRCPRSLGTYVKAPEVQFHHEVYNQYLWNLF; translated from the coding sequence ATGCGTGACTTCCTCGAACTTCCATACAGCGAACTCGAAGAGCTGAACCTGGCAGCCAAGGAGCAACACAGAAACCGGGTACCCCTCGACAAGATCCAGGCCGACCGGCTGAGCTACCTCGGCAAGGAGAGCCGTATCAAGGCCGTGACGGTCCTCTTCAGCGACCTCGAAGGCCGTTTGCACATGCTCGACTACGACAAGAAGTTCTTGCTCAAGTCGTACGACAATCTGACCTTCGACGGCTCGTCGATCCGCGGTTTCACCGCGCAGCGCGAGAGCGACCTGCGCCTGGCGCTGGACTGGGGGGCGTTCTACTGGGCGCCCGCCGACGTGTTCGGCCCGGGCAAGATGCTGGTGTTCGGCGACGTGCTCAACCGCGACGGCAGCCCCTTCTCGGGCGATATCCGCGGCACGTTGAAGCGCCTCTCCGACGATGCCTACAGCAAGAACGGGTACACGCTCAACGCGGCCAATGAAATCGAAGGTTTCCTCTTCGACGGCATCGACGCGGAGCAAAATTTCTACGAGACCGAGAAATTCGACTACGTCAACACCGGCGGGTACTACAAATCACTGCCGGGCGATCCTCTGCGCCGTTTCATCGATACGGTTGCCGAGGTGCAGCGCGCGATGGGATTCGAGAACGAAAAAGATCATCCCGAGGTCGCGCCCTCGCAGTTCGAGATCAACTACAACTACGGCGAGGCGGTTTCGGCCGCCGACCGGATCGCGCTCTACAAATTGATCTGCCGGCAAGTCGCGACCGGCATGGGCATGACCGCAAGCTTCCTTCCCAAACCCGTCGTCGGCGTCAACGGCAGCGGCATGCATACCAACGTGTCGGTGAGCAAAGACGGCAAGAATCTGTTTTGGGATCCGAAGGGCGACGAGAACCTGAGTTCGCTCGCGCTTTCCTTCACCGATCGGATTTTGAGCGCCGGCGAAGACATCTGTTTGATGCTCAATTCCTCGGTGAACGCCTACCGGCGTCTCGATCCTCACTTCGAAGCGCCGAATCAAATCATGGCATCGGCGATCGATCGCGGCTCGATGGTGCGCTTTCCGATCGGCAACGAACGCAGCGTGCGCATCGAGGTGCGCTCGGTGGCGCCCGATGCAAACCCATACATGGTGATGCTGGCGGTCTTCAAGACCGGTCTCGAAGGCACGATCTCGAGTACGCCCAACCTGCGTCAGGCCAAGCGCTTTCTTCCCGACAACATCTACGACGCGCTGGCGGCATTCCGGAACTCGAAGTGGACGAGCGCGATGCTCGGTGATGACGTGAAGGAACGCTACGCGGAGTTGAAGCAAGTCGCAGCCGACCGCTGCCCGCGTTCGCTCGGCACCTACGTGAAGGCGCCGGAAGTGCAGTTCCACCACGAAGTCTACAACCAATATCTCTGGAATTTATTTTAG
- a CDS encoding ammonium transporter, giving the protein MFVLADVNPYLEAPKWLNSGDTAWQLTAATFVGLQSVPGLAILYAGLVKKKWALNSAVMVFYAFSVVLLSWTLLSYNMSFGNPAKLGPGILAAFIGIPGPALGPFYEIGQSVVPLAASGMPALHFPGSAMIYFQFVFAAITPILIAGSVFGRMNFKAWMLFVPLWSIIVYSIGAFALWGGGWLAQLGAVDYSGGYVIHLAAGISGFTAAAVVGPRLLADQRDFEPNNLIMAFAGAGILWLGWNGFNGGDPYFANADAGAAVLNTNIATATALLVWLIADMFATGKPNAVSMINGMIAGLVAITPCAGYVNGYGAIMVGVVTIVPWLTLRYLSRLSFFKKVDDTFSVLHTHGVAGLVGGLMAGLVADPNMIEYVANAAAGKNAATVSVSGWLYGGGPTQFVHQAEAAAFIIVTNVIGTFVILKVISFIVPLRVTEDHMEAGDLAIHGVDPIPGIGVPAAPAGSRA; this is encoded by the coding sequence GTGTTTGTATTAGCTGACGTAAATCCGTATCTCGAAGCCCCGAAATGGCTGAACTCCGGCGATACCGCGTGGCAGCTCACCGCCGCGACGTTCGTCGGACTGCAAAGCGTTCCGGGTCTCGCCATCCTCTACGCCGGACTCGTCAAGAAGAAGTGGGCGCTCAATTCGGCGGTCATGGTTTTCTACGCGTTTTCGGTCGTGCTGCTCTCGTGGACGCTGCTGAGCTACAACATGAGCTTCGGCAATCCGGCCAAACTCGGCCCGGGGATCCTTGCGGCGTTCATCGGCATTCCGGGGCCCGCGCTCGGTCCGTTTTACGAGATCGGGCAGTCGGTCGTTCCGCTCGCGGCGAGCGGAATGCCGGCGCTGCACTTCCCCGGCTCCGCGATGATCTACTTCCAGTTCGTCTTCGCGGCGATCACGCCGATCCTCATCGCGGGCTCGGTCTTCGGCCGCATGAACTTCAAAGCATGGATGCTCTTCGTTCCGCTTTGGAGCATCATCGTCTACTCGATCGGCGCGTTCGCGCTGTGGGGCGGCGGCTGGCTCGCACAACTCGGAGCGGTCGATTACTCGGGCGGTTACGTGATTCATTTGGCGGCTGGCATCTCCGGCTTTACCGCTGCGGCCGTCGTCGGTCCGCGTCTGCTCGCCGATCAGCGTGATTTCGAGCCCAACAATCTGATCATGGCGTTCGCCGGCGCCGGCATACTCTGGCTCGGCTGGAACGGCTTCAACGGCGGCGACCCGTACTTCGCCAACGCCGATGCCGGTGCGGCGGTGCTCAACACGAACATCGCGACCGCGACGGCACTGCTCGTGTGGCTGATTGCCGACATGTTCGCGACCGGCAAACCGAACGCGGTCTCGATGATCAACGGCATGATCGCGGGGCTCGTCGCGATCACGCCGTGCGCCGGTTACGTGAACGGGTACGGCGCGATCATGGTCGGTGTGGTCACGATCGTTCCTTGGCTCACGCTTCGCTATCTCAGCCGTCTCTCGTTCTTCAAGAAGGTCGACGACACGTTCTCGGTTCTGCACACGCACGGCGTGGCGGGCCTGGTGGGCGGATTGATGGCCGGCCTCGTCGCCGATCCGAATATGATCGAGTACGTTGCCAACGCCGCGGCGGGCAAAAATGCCGCGACCGTTTCGGTTTCGGGTTGGCTCTACGGCGGCGGCCCGACGCAGTTCGTGCATCAAGCCGAAGCGGCGGCGTTCATCATCGTCACCAACGTCATCGGCACGTTCGTGATCCTGAAGGTGATCAGTTTCATCGTGCCGCTACGCGTTACCGAGGACCACATGGAAGCGGGCGATCTCGCCATCCACGGTGTCGACCCGATCCCGGGCATCGGCGTTCCGGCCGCGCCTGCGGGCTCGCGCGCATGA
- a CDS encoding outer membrane beta-barrel protein codes for MRVAALALVAAVAAAGALGAATAASAQQTPPPTPAPTPTPTATPYASGAIGGDLMIVGIQTYNTNVSGALDTPNGADKQGRDDLSDLLVNASATSGYYKISATAGGYNFPTVGTAINSTFNNYKSLTDNATCANTSCYSLVPLWQAAYTSPDQHLTIYGGQIGTLLGAEGAFTYQNVDIERGLGWALEPVVSRGVHAGYSNGPWTVAAEYNDGFYSGSLRTIEYEVAWAPSSATSLTFVGMNPGANTPGNATSAIANQSEYNLMYSRAAGKWQFSPYALWVRSPSSAALGFTSAESDYALSLLGSYTFSNAFLVGFRIEDAENEAATSDLSPNAFLLYGPGSGATTFTLTPTLKFGGSGILRVEWAHASVRNGIAGTIFGTAGSLTSQNRIGFEFGASH; via the coding sequence ATGAGGGTAGCAGCACTGGCGCTCGTGGCGGCCGTGGCCGCCGCGGGCGCTCTGGGGGCAGCGACGGCGGCGTCTGCACAGCAGACGCCGCCGCCTACTCCGGCGCCGACGCCGACCCCAACCGCAACCCCATACGCCTCCGGCGCGATCGGGGGCGACCTCATGATCGTGGGCATACAAACATACAACACCAATGTCAGCGGCGCGCTCGATACGCCGAACGGCGCCGACAAACAGGGACGCGACGACCTGAGCGACCTGCTCGTCAACGCGAGCGCGACATCGGGGTATTACAAGATCTCCGCGACGGCCGGCGGGTACAACTTTCCGACCGTCGGCACCGCGATCAATTCGACGTTCAATAACTACAAGTCGCTCACCGATAACGCGACGTGCGCGAACACGAGTTGCTATTCGCTCGTTCCGCTGTGGCAAGCCGCCTACACCTCGCCCGATCAGCATCTCACGATCTACGGAGGACAGATCGGAACGCTGCTCGGCGCGGAGGGCGCGTTCACCTATCAAAACGTCGACATCGAGCGGGGACTGGGATGGGCGCTCGAGCCGGTGGTGAGCCGCGGCGTGCACGCCGGCTACAGCAATGGCCCATGGACGGTTGCCGCGGAATACAACGACGGCTTCTACAGCGGTTCGCTGCGCACGATCGAATACGAGGTCGCCTGGGCTCCCTCGAGTGCGACCTCGCTTACCTTCGTCGGGATGAATCCGGGCGCGAACACGCCCGGCAATGCCACGTCTGCGATCGCAAACCAATCCGAGTACAATTTGATGTACTCGCGCGCCGCGGGGAAATGGCAATTCTCGCCGTACGCGCTCTGGGTGCGTTCGCCATCGTCCGCGGCCCTGGGATTCACGAGCGCGGAGTCGGACTACGCGCTCTCGCTGCTCGGTTCGTACACGTTCTCCAACGCCTTCCTGGTCGGATTTCGCATCGAAGACGCGGAGAACGAAGCGGCGACCAGTGATCTGAGCCCCAACGCGTTCCTGTTGTACGGTCCGGGGAGCGGAGCGACGACGTTCACGCTCACTCCCACCCTGAAATTCGGCGGGTCCGGCATCCTCCGGGTCGAGTGGGCGCATGCGAGCGTGCGCAACGGCATCGCTGGAACGATTTTTGGAACGGCGGGATCGCTCACGTCGCAAAACCGGATCGGTTTCGAGTTCGGCGCGAGCCACTAA
- the rpsR gene encoding 30S ribosomal protein S18: MAATKTKRAVKDRRPKRKSCNFCADKAIDISYRDVNRLKKYVSERGKIVPRRISGNCAKHQRLLTTAVKRARVIAFLPYVSE, translated from the coding sequence GTGGCCGCCACCAAGACGAAGCGCGCGGTGAAAGATCGCCGCCCGAAGCGCAAATCGTGTAATTTCTGCGCCGACAAGGCGATCGACATCAGTTATCGCGACGTGAACCGCCTCAAGAAATACGTTTCCGAGCGCGGTAAGATCGTTCCGCGGCGCATCTCCGGCAATTGCGCCAAGCATCAACGGTTGCTGACGACCGCGGTCAAGCGCGCGCGCGTCATCGCGTTTCTTCCTTACGTTTCCGAATAG
- the rplI gene encoding 50S ribosomal protein L9 has translation MKVILLGDVKALGKKGDVVDVAEGYARNFLLPRNLASEANKGALAAHADQKRAQEKREAQTLAQAKELASKIESMQLDVKAKAGGNGKLFGAVTNADVAHALAKALEVDVDKHKIEIKSAIKALGSYPVEIKLHRNVVAKATINVVSS, from the coding sequence ATGAAGGTCATTCTTCTGGGCGACGTCAAGGCGCTCGGAAAGAAGGGCGACGTGGTCGACGTCGCCGAGGGATACGCGCGCAATTTCCTCCTTCCGCGCAATCTTGCGTCGGAGGCGAACAAAGGCGCGCTCGCCGCGCACGCCGACCAAAAGCGCGCGCAGGAAAAGCGCGAGGCGCAGACGCTCGCGCAAGCCAAGGAACTCGCCAGCAAAATCGAGAGCATGCAGCTCGACGTCAAAGCCAAGGCCGGCGGCAACGGCAAGCTCTTCGGTGCCGTTACCAACGCCGACGTCGCACACGCGCTCGCCAAGGCACTCGAAGTCGACGTCGACAAACACAAGATCGAGATCAAGAGCGCGATCAAGGCGCTCGGGTCCTATCCCGTGGAAATCAAACTCCATCGCAACGTGGTCGCCAAAGCGACGATCAACGTCGTTTCCTCGTAG
- the lonC gene encoding Lon family ATP-dependent protease has translation MAAGSDGTYASRLRRKYGVEDELNRYVSALYEMLAGAIGHDKLVLRAGKVSALKMMRSQNLSDRLCALGRLVFEDPTLERATTRAQQRKTIAEIEEAMADLLAQKSVGDAIDRKVSEKMNARHQEYLNDLKLEALREDAGPETPATQAKLEELEALSQRSLAASALQQLRPQRLAEIIGQESAIKALLAKISSPYPQHVILYGPPGVGKTTAARLVLELAKTRAYTPFAKDAPFIETSGTTLRWDPRETTNPLLGSVHDPIYQGSRREFAEGGVPEPKLGLVTRAHGGVLFIDEIGELDPLLQTRLLKVLEDKRVTFESSYYDKSAPNVPAYVRRLFEEGAPADFVLIGATTRDPEEIDPAVRSRASEIFFSPLTQHQVVSIVQAAIKRLGAKAARGVPQLIASYTIEGRKAVQIVADAYSQALYRVDPRKNNAPVMLTEADVRVVVQTSRLVPHTLVKARAAREIGKTFGLGVHNYLGSIIEIEAVAFAAAQTGRGTIRFNDTAGSMAKDSVFNATSVLRAQTGIDVADFDLHINIVGGGNIDGPSAGLAIFLALYSSTTKTPLPQDAAITGELSIQGKIRAVGGVVEKLYAARQAGMRAMLLPKENAREVDVALSGIEILPVATVDQALRALRVHKISTRRSQGRSQAARRKTRA, from the coding sequence GTGGCGGCCGGATCCGACGGCACCTATGCCTCGCGCCTGCGGCGCAAATACGGCGTTGAAGACGAGCTGAACCGCTACGTCTCGGCACTCTACGAGATGCTGGCCGGAGCGATCGGTCACGACAAGCTCGTGCTTCGTGCCGGAAAGGTGAGCGCACTGAAGATGATGCGCTCGCAAAACCTTTCCGATCGTTTGTGCGCGCTCGGCCGACTGGTCTTCGAGGATCCGACGCTCGAACGAGCGACCACGCGCGCCCAACAGCGCAAGACGATCGCCGAGATCGAAGAAGCGATGGCGGATCTGCTCGCGCAGAAGAGCGTGGGCGACGCGATCGATCGCAAGGTCTCCGAGAAGATGAACGCGCGTCATCAGGAGTACCTCAACGATCTCAAACTCGAGGCGCTCCGCGAGGACGCCGGGCCCGAAACGCCGGCGACGCAGGCGAAACTCGAGGAACTCGAAGCGCTTTCGCAGCGCAGCCTCGCGGCATCGGCGTTGCAGCAACTGCGTCCGCAGCGCCTCGCCGAAATCATCGGACAAGAGAGCGCGATCAAAGCGCTGCTCGCAAAGATCAGCTCGCCCTACCCGCAACACGTCATTTTGTATGGACCGCCGGGCGTGGGCAAGACCACGGCCGCGCGGCTGGTGCTGGAACTCGCGAAAACGCGCGCGTACACACCGTTTGCGAAAGACGCGCCCTTTATCGAGACGAGCGGCACGACGCTGCGCTGGGATCCGCGCGAGACGACCAACCCGCTCTTGGGCAGCGTCCACGATCCGATCTATCAGGGCAGCCGGCGTGAGTTCGCCGAAGGCGGGGTCCCCGAGCCCAAGCTCGGGCTCGTGACGCGGGCGCATGGCGGCGTGCTCTTCATCGACGAAATCGGCGAGCTCGACCCGCTCTTGCAAACGCGTCTGCTCAAGGTCCTCGAAGACAAACGCGTTACCTTCGAGTCCTCGTACTACGATAAATCCGCGCCGAACGTGCCGGCCTACGTCAGGCGCCTCTTCGAAGAGGGCGCTCCGGCGGATTTCGTGCTGATCGGCGCGACGACGCGCGATCCCGAGGAGATCGACCCGGCGGTCCGCTCGCGCGCGTCCGAAATCTTTTTTTCGCCGCTCACGCAGCACCAAGTCGTTTCGATCGTACAAGCCGCAATCAAGCGCCTCGGCGCCAAAGCCGCGCGCGGTGTGCCGCAACTGATCGCCTCGTACACGATCGAGGGACGCAAGGCGGTGCAGATCGTCGCCGACGCGTACAGCCAAGCGCTCTACCGCGTCGATCCGCGCAAGAACAACGCGCCGGTTATGTTGACCGAAGCCGACGTGCGCGTGGTCGTGCAAACTTCGCGTCTGGTGCCGCACACACTCGTCAAGGCGCGCGCGGCACGCGAGATCGGCAAGACGTTCGGCCTGGGCGTGCACAACTATCTAGGCAGCATCATCGAGATCGAAGCGGTCGCGTTCGCCGCAGCGCAGACCGGGAGAGGAACGATTCGCTTCAACGACACGGCCGGCTCGATGGCCAAGGATTCGGTCTTCAACGCGACCAGCGTACTGCGCGCGCAAACCGGTATCGACGTCGCCGATTTCGATCTGCACATCAATATCGTGGGCGGAGGGAATATCGACGGTCCCTCGGCGGGCTTGGCGATCTTCCTCGCGCTCTACTCCTCCACCACCAAGACGCCCCTGCCCCAAGATGCGGCAATTACCGGTGAGCTCTCGATTCAGGGCAAGATCCGCGCAGTGGGAGGCGTAGTGGAAAAACTCTACGCCGCACGTCAAGCAGGCATGCGTGCGATGCTCCTGCCGAAGGAGAACGCGCGCGAAGTCGACGTCGCACTCTCGGGAATCGAGATCCTTCCGGTCGCTACGGTGGATCAAGCACTGCGTGCACTTCGCGTCCACAAGATATCCACCCGTCGTTCGCAAGGTCGCTCACAAGCCGCGCGTCGCAAGACCCGGGCATGA
- the dnaB gene encoding replicative DNA helicase, producing the protein MSVSHLHSGSIDRIPPHNLEAEMALIGSVLVDREIMGVVGEIVRPADFYAHVHETIFAALHDLFYRGEPLDKITVAEALRTRDQLEKVGGLSYLSSLMDTVQTAASATYYAKIVREKSTLRGLIHAGTQITQLGYEAEEDVDAALDQSEQLVYSLGERQMHGDFVAVNSLMKDAFEHIDRLFHARGDRTGVTSGFRDIDNMTTGFQAGNFVIIAARPGMGKTSFALNMAVAAAREAKEPVAFFSLEMSNNELIQRLICAEAQLSMHDLRRGNIKNNQWEEISRAMGSLNELPIYLDDTGGLSVTEVRSRCRRLKSTSGLGAVFVDYLQLLRPGVLSKNMNRNEELSEICRTMKVTAKDLGVPIVALAQLNRGVETRNDKRPMLADLRDCLDGGALVTNADTGERIPVRAIVEQRLRFNVWAVDDQLKLTRKPIIDAWSVGEREVFHVTTRSGRTLRCTAGHRLLSLDGWSELRDLRVGDTIAVPRRYDAPAWRGPSISEGRALLLGWLIGDGHLGGSAALTVSSMEEAQYAVKLAEDEFGIQPFVKPERPGTSAQRALTDREHIVEFMDRIGFLGAKHERANSRVVREKRSAAAHVDRIPLAVNDWVTMLRRERGLSHAALGWRDQGKRMSRRTSATLAQWLDDPALEVLSQTDVMWDEISAVESLGPATTYDITVGTLHNFCVDDIVTHNSGSLEQESDLVAFLFRDGYYNPEVPEPDVTEFIIAKHRNGPTGMVKLRFQKEYTLFVPYADESHFPPP; encoded by the coding sequence TTGAGCGTTTCGCATCTGCATAGCGGGTCCATCGACCGCATTCCGCCGCACAATCTCGAGGCGGAGATGGCGCTCATCGGTTCGGTGCTGGTGGATCGCGAGATCATGGGCGTCGTGGGCGAGATCGTGCGCCCGGCGGATTTCTACGCGCACGTGCACGAAACGATCTTTGCCGCGCTCCACGACTTGTTCTATCGCGGCGAACCGCTCGATAAGATCACCGTTGCCGAAGCGCTGCGCACCCGCGATCAGCTCGAGAAGGTCGGCGGCCTCTCGTACTTGAGCTCGCTGATGGACACGGTGCAGACCGCTGCGTCGGCGACGTATTATGCCAAGATCGTGCGCGAGAAGTCGACGCTGCGCGGCCTCATCCATGCGGGTACGCAGATCACGCAGCTCGGCTACGAGGCCGAAGAGGACGTCGACGCGGCGCTCGATCAATCCGAGCAACTGGTTTATTCGCTCGGCGAGCGGCAAATGCACGGAGACTTCGTCGCGGTGAACAGCCTGATGAAGGATGCGTTCGAGCACATCGACCGCCTCTTCCACGCGCGCGGCGACCGGACCGGTGTCACTTCGGGATTCCGTGATATCGACAACATGACGACCGGTTTTCAAGCCGGCAACTTCGTCATCATCGCGGCGCGCCCCGGCATGGGCAAAACGTCGTTCGCACTCAACATGGCCGTCGCCGCGGCGCGCGAAGCGAAGGAACCGGTTGCGTTCTTCTCGCTCGAGATGTCGAACAACGAGCTGATCCAACGCTTGATCTGCGCCGAAGCGCAGCTCTCGATGCACGATCTGCGGCGCGGGAATATCAAGAACAATCAGTGGGAAGAGATCTCGCGCGCGATGGGCAGCCTCAACGAATTGCCGATCTATCTCGACGATACCGGCGGCCTCTCGGTGACCGAAGTGCGCAGCCGCTGCCGGCGCTTGAAATCGACCAGCGGCTTGGGCGCGGTGTTCGTCGACTACCTGCAGCTCTTGCGTCCCGGCGTGCTCTCGAAGAATATGAATCGTAACGAAGAGCTCTCCGAAATCTGCCGCACGATGAAGGTGACGGCCAAGGATCTCGGCGTGCCGATCGTCGCGCTCGCGCAATTGAACCGCGGTGTCGAAACGCGCAACGACAAACGCCCGATGCTCGCAGATTTGAGAGATTGTCTCGATGGCGGTGCGCTGGTCACGAACGCGGATACGGGCGAACGAATTCCGGTTCGAGCAATCGTCGAGCAGCGGCTGCGATTCAACGTGTGGGCAGTCGACGACCAGTTGAAGCTGACTCGGAAACCCATCATTGACGCATGGAGCGTTGGCGAGCGTGAGGTCTTCCACGTTACCACGAGGAGTGGGCGCACTCTACGCTGCACGGCGGGGCACCGTCTCCTCTCGCTGGACGGCTGGTCGGAGCTGCGCGACCTGCGTGTGGGCGACACGATTGCCGTGCCGCGTCGCTACGACGCTCCCGCGTGGCGCGGTCCGTCCATTTCCGAAGGCCGGGCACTGCTCCTCGGATGGCTGATCGGTGACGGACATCTCGGCGGAAGTGCGGCGTTGACGGTCTCTTCGATGGAAGAGGCGCAATATGCCGTAAAGCTTGCAGAGGACGAGTTCGGTATTCAACCATTCGTCAAGCCGGAGCGACCCGGCACGAGCGCTCAGCGTGCGCTAACGGACCGTGAGCACATCGTCGAGTTCATGGATCGGATCGGATTCCTGGGGGCAAAGCATGAGCGTGCCAACTCGCGGGTCGTTCGCGAGAAGCGCAGTGCCGCCGCGCACGTCGACCGTATCCCACTGGCGGTGAACGACTGGGTAACGATGTTGCGCCGCGAGCGCGGGCTTTCACACGCCGCTCTGGGATGGCGAGATCAAGGAAAGCGCATGAGCCGTAGGACATCTGCGACGTTGGCGCAGTGGCTCGATGACCCGGCGCTCGAGGTCCTCTCACAGACCGACGTGATGTGGGACGAGATTTCGGCGGTCGAGTCGCTCGGCCCGGCGACCACATACGATATCACCGTCGGCACGTTGCACAACTTCTGCGTCGATGACATCGTAACCCATAATTCGGGCAGTCTTGAACAGGAATCGGATCTCGTCGCGTTTCTGTTTCGCGACGGTTATTACAATCCCGAAGTGCCCGAGCCCGACGTGACCGAATTCATCATCGCCAAGCATCGCAACGGCCCGACCGGGATGGTCAAGCTGCGCTTCCAAAAAGAGTACACGTTGTTCGTCCCCTACGCGGACGAATCACATTTCCCGCCTCCCTGA
- a CDS encoding YbjN domain-containing protein, producing MSDPLRAIELALRDEGLFFTRDDDDDARRIAFKSEGDRYFVVSYRDDPSFIMIGSGWALPPRVDPAQAIDVANALNVRKKFVKTALWQEESDVLFTVELCVNSASEVRPHFGRLLNVLRDSATEFFDLLRPGEI from the coding sequence GTGAGCGATCCGCTGCGAGCGATCGAGCTGGCGTTGCGCGACGAAGGGCTCTTCTTCACCCGCGATGACGACGACGATGCGCGGCGCATCGCGTTCAAGAGCGAGGGCGACCGGTATTTCGTCGTTTCGTATCGCGACGATCCCTCGTTCATCATGATCGGTTCCGGTTGGGCGTTACCGCCGCGCGTCGATCCGGCGCAGGCGATCGACGTGGCCAACGCGCTCAACGTGCGAAAAAAATTCGTCAAGACCGCGCTTTGGCAAGAGGAGAGCGACGTGCTCTTCACCGTCGAACTGTGCGTGAATTCCGCCTCGGAAGTTCGGCCGCATTTCGGCCGCCTGCTCAACGTGCTGCGCGACTCCGCCACCGAATTCTTCGACCTCTTGCGCCCCGGCGAAATTTAG